Proteins encoded by one window of Chryseobacterium aquaeductus:
- the pruA gene encoding L-glutamate gamma-semialdehyde dehydrogenase, with protein sequence MSKAISQVPFAVNEPVNSYEPGSKEVKSLIAQYKKMWAEKIEIPMVINGKEVKTDDKVQLQSPQDHAHDFGFYHKGTMQHVDDAINAALAAKKQWNDLGWEHRAAIFLKAADLLAGPYRDVINAATMIGQSKNVHQAEIDAACEFIDFLRFNVEFMTEMYSEQPVSDAGIWNRVEYRPLEGFVFAVTPFNFTAISGNLPACMAMLGNVVVWKPSDKQIYSAKVIMDVLTEAGLPAGVINMIFTDGKETAEKVLAHKDFAGLHFTGSTKVFQGMWKMIGDNIHNYRTYPRIVGETGGKDFVIAHPSANVEAVATGLVRGSFEYQGQKCSAASRAYIPRSLWADVKKVMETQINSIKIGSPEDPSNFVNAVIDKNSFEKCKGYIERAQASSNAEVIIGGKCDDSKGWFVNPTVIETTDPQYESMVEEIFGPILSVYVYEDKDWTETLKIVDSSSPYSLTGSVFSQDRYATDEAFKALENASGNFYINDKPTGAVVGQQPFGGGRASGTNDKAGSKMNLLRWTSVRSIKETFVSPKDYKYPYLG encoded by the coding sequence ATGTCAAAAGCAATTTCGCAAGTACCATTTGCAGTAAACGAGCCGGTAAATTCTTACGAGCCTGGTTCTAAAGAAGTAAAATCTCTGATCGCTCAGTACAAAAAAATGTGGGCGGAAAAAATTGAGATTCCAATGGTTATCAATGGTAAAGAAGTGAAAACTGACGATAAGGTGCAACTTCAATCTCCACAAGATCATGCTCACGATTTCGGGTTTTACCACAAAGGAACGATGCAACACGTAGATGACGCAATCAACGCTGCTCTTGCTGCTAAAAAACAGTGGAACGATCTTGGTTGGGAACACCGCGCAGCCATTTTCTTAAAAGCTGCTGATCTTTTGGCAGGTCCTTATAGAGACGTTATCAACGCTGCAACAATGATCGGACAGTCTAAAAACGTTCATCAGGCAGAGATTGATGCGGCTTGTGAGTTCATCGATTTCTTGAGATTCAATGTAGAATTCATGACAGAAATGTATTCTGAACAACCAGTATCTGATGCAGGGATTTGGAATCGTGTAGAATACAGACCTTTAGAAGGATTCGTTTTTGCAGTAACTCCTTTCAACTTTACCGCAATTTCCGGAAACTTGCCTGCTTGTATGGCAATGCTTGGAAACGTTGTGGTTTGGAAACCTTCAGACAAACAAATCTATTCTGCAAAAGTAATCATGGATGTTTTAACAGAAGCAGGACTTCCTGCCGGAGTGATCAACATGATTTTCACAGACGGAAAAGAAACTGCTGAGAAAGTTTTGGCACACAAAGATTTTGCGGGACTTCATTTTACAGGTTCTACCAAAGTTTTCCAAGGAATGTGGAAAATGATTGGTGACAATATACACAATTACAGAACTTACCCAAGAATCGTTGGAGAAACTGGTGGAAAAGATTTCGTGATTGCTCACCCTTCAGCGAACGTAGAAGCAGTTGCAACAGGTTTGGTAAGAGGTTCTTTTGAATATCAAGGGCAAAAATGTTCTGCTGCTTCAAGAGCTTATATCCCAAGATCACTTTGGGCAGACGTAAAAAAAGTGATGGAAACTCAGATCAATTCTATTAAAATTGGTTCACCAGAAGATCCTTCAAACTTTGTGAATGCAGTAATTGATAAAAATTCATTCGAAAAATGCAAAGGTTATATTGAAAGAGCTCAGGCATCAAGCAATGCAGAAGTAATCATTGGTGGTAAATGTGACGATTCTAAAGGTTGGTTTGTAAATCCTACTGTTATCGAAACTACTGATCCTCAATACGAAAGTATGGTAGAAGAAATCTTCGGTCCTATCTTATCGGTTTACGTTTATGAAGATAAAGACTGGACGGAAACATTAAAAATAGTAGATTCTTCATCTCCTTATTCATTGACGGGTTCTGTGTTTTCACAAGACAGATATGCAACAGATGAGGCTTTCAAGGCTTTGGAAAATGCATCAGGAAACTTCTACATCAATGATAAACCAACCGGTGCAGTTGTAGGTCAGCAGCCTTTCGGTGGTGGTAGAGCTTCAGGAACCAATGATAAAGCAGGCTCTAAAATGAATCTACTAAGATGGACATCAGTAAGAAGCATCAAAGAAACTTTTGTTTCTCCTAAAGATTATAAATATCCATACTTAGGATAA
- a CDS encoding cytochrome C551: MKKFLLLTLGIGFFAVSCGTKEKQMSSSNTDSTMTDTTMEVAPPVADTMTTVPMDTMKVDTMATPTTR, translated from the coding sequence ATGAAAAAGTTTTTATTATTAACCTTAGGAATAGGATTTTTTGCAGTAAGTTGCGGAACTAAAGAAAAACAAATGTCATCCAGTAACACAGATTCTACAATGACGGACACAACAATGGAAGTTGCACCGCCTGTAGCAGATACGATGACAACAGTACCAATGGACACAATGAAAGTTGATACTATGGCAACTCCTACAACGAGATAA